The genomic DNA TTATTTGGGTGTGCGGCGTAATTGCTGCACGCACATAATAAGAAGGGAGGCGCCCAAATGGCTCGTAGTATTAAAAAAGGACCTTTCGTCGATGATCACTTAATGAAAAAAGTAGAAGCTCAAGACGGAAGTGAAAAGAAAACAGTAATCAAAACATGGTCACGTCGTTCTACAATTTTCCCCAATTTCATCGGTCATACTTTCGCAGTATACGATGGACGTAAACATGTACCTGTTTATGTAACTGAGGATATGGTAGGTCACAAATTAGGTGAATTTGCTCCAACTCGTACATTTAAAGGTCATGCTGCAGACGATAAAAAAACAAGAAGATAATAAATAGAAGTAGAGGAGGAAATCCTAATGGAAGCAAAAGCGGTTGCTAGAACAATCAGAATCGCACCTCGTAAAGTAAGATTAGTTCTTGACTTAATTAGAGGTAAAAATGCTGGAGAAGCTATTGCTATTTTAAAATTAACTAATAAAGCTTCATCACCAGTAATTGAAAAAGTATTAATGTCCGCTTTAGCAAATGCAGAACATAACTATGATATGAACACTGATGAATTAGTTATCAAAGAAGCATATGCAAATGAAGGACCAACTTTAAAACGTTTCCGTCCACGTGCACAAGGTCGTGCAAGTGCTATTAACAAACGTACAAGCCACATTACAATCGTCGTAAGTGACGGAAAAGAAGAAGCTAAAGAAGCTTAATAACTATTTAAGGAGGGAATACTGTGGGTCAAAAAATTAATCCTATCGGACTTCGTGTCGGAATCATCCGTGATTGGGAAGCTAAATGGTATGCTGAAAAAGACTTCGCTTCACTTTTACACGAAGATTTAAGAATCCGTAAATTCAT from Staphylococcus taiwanensis includes the following:
- the rpsS gene encoding 30S ribosomal protein S19 is translated as MARSIKKGPFVDDHLMKKVEAQDGSEKKTVIKTWSRRSTIFPNFIGHTFAVYDGRKHVPVYVTEDMVGHKLGEFAPTRTFKGHAADDKKTRR
- the rplV gene encoding 50S ribosomal protein L22 yields the protein MEAKAVARTIRIAPRKVRLVLDLIRGKNAGEAIAILKLTNKASSPVIEKVLMSALANAEHNYDMNTDELVIKEAYANEGPTLKRFRPRAQGRASAINKRTSHITIVVSDGKEEAKEA